The genomic stretch tttatttaaatgAGTACTTTCACAAGTTTAATGCTATTATATACTAAGTGACTGCTGAACTTTTCACAATAAAATTGTAAAATCGTAAGCACAACTTCTACTTATGCAACTAAAATTTGTACAATTAAATTACCATGTGTATGCATGCtcaataaaatcaaaataaaagcgCCAGATGATGAATGTTAAAACATGGGTGGGAGAGTGTGTTAGAGCCAaatgttgctgttgctgttgttgttactaacattattattattttcaagcACGGAGgattaatgaaacaattattgcattttgcgcctgttggatatgagactggttatagccatcGAGGCATGtggcgccgagttggctatttaccatctcatatccaatgcacactcatggaataattattaattattttgttcatgccctggttgttcaaaaggtggataacgctatccactggacaaGTCATGATAGATTGGGTAGTGCAGTACGTTCTGCTACTACATCCactggatggtgatttatccggcggatagtgctatccatggTTCAAAAACTGGGGCCAAATGTAGGGATAAATTCttgaagttttctttctcaatatgtcccctttaaccccaCCTAAAACGGACATTCACAGATTTTATTGTCTGACGCcaaaatattaatgattttACCTGTCACTGTAAAACAacattttaacccattgacccaaCTGGCCCaagggagtgagacttaatagattttgctctgtctaacgccagacaattttactcattgATGGGGGCGCAGTTCatgagtcagtgggttaaacaGACTAAACATCATGCAAGTCATTCTAAACATGAATCAAGATGTTGATTGATTTCAGAATTCAAAACCAGAGTCCGACAGACGGGACAACATACAGACTCACTTGAACCCACAACCTGCCTTTCTGCAGGTGAGTCTCCCAACTCGATAGGCTTCCATTTGGATCCCATTAGAGGGCTTTTACGAGTGTCATCATCTTTATTCTTGCAATGTTTTCCTTTGTCCTTAGTCCTCTGAAAAGCTTCCACAATTGTAAGAGTTGGTggaagatttttttttggtttacttGGCGAAGGTGTTTTTATAGTAATCACCGGCGTCTTTTCCCTatctgttttttctttaagattttttttcGGGTCCCTTTGGCTTGAAAGAATCTCTGAACCAGCCTGAGCAACAGAACTTGAGCCTAGCGTTCTCCCTAAACCAGAAAATGGCACAACATCTGCTGTCCATCTCGATGAACCCGCTTCACTACTCTTTGCTTTGATGACCTCACCAGTAATTGAAGAAGCTTTATCAAGAGAGtctatctttctttttttgccaGTGTCGTGATCACTTTCAGAGTTACTACTCTCAATTCCACTTTCCCTAGTCTTGCGTTTGAATAGCTTTGGTAATGTACCAGAATCCTTTCCACCAGGTACATTTCCTTTCCTATGACTATTGCCTGTTTCAAAGTCACTCCTACCTGTTCCTTTCGATTTAGTCTTTTTTGCACCATAGTTTTCAGGTTCTTTAATCTTTGTATAGGTCCCACCACAAGTCCTTTGATGGTCTGCCCACCAGGGGTCCCTTGGTGACGGGGCACGATTCATGGATCTCTTGACCATCCCATAATAAGGGGGTCTTCTCTGACATGGGCCATCACACTTCCACCAATGTTGACGGTAAACATTAACCTTAAAACACAATGCGTGCGCATTTCAGTTTAATCTTAAATAGAATGACACGATGTAAGAAGCAGGCTCAGATCTCTTTCTCTGTGTATTTCTTTATCATTGATAATTAACAACACTGTTTCAGAAAATGCTTTTTGttattagtagaattctactagtatactaaagaaaatgctgtaatctgattggctaagccacTGAACACTATCAGTcattagtgtgcagtggctggaggtcgtctttgaaataacgacgtttttttcgtttttccaaagttttggaggaaaatttggatgcaaatgggtaattaaatAAATGGGTaagtctaaacgaaggacatttacggtttcttgactttcaaaaaagttgaaattattgaaaaagctgatgcgctcgcacgcacaacttagattttaaatggcaattcaatccgagcgatctttttcaggtgcaaagtttaataatacgtcaagaaataattggaaaccgttatttgaagtaaattttagtaagaattccactaaaacaattagattattcaaaaatttggttttatcaacggagttgataatggccatcgtacagagattctaaaagctctCGATTTCTATGATAGAGCTGATGCGCTCTATCACCTCATTGAAATCTTGAGCTCAcaatctaattgttaattatagcTATGTTTTGTTATAATCACCCTTGGAGCAGGGATGGTGCAATAGTCAGACCACTCAATTGccatcaatgtggcccaggtttgattcccagacttgatGTCACATATgggatgagtttgttggttctctactaaTGGATGTGTAGTGATGTCTGAAATTTCACCTGTCTCCTCTCTAACCCTACGGGGCATCCCCTAGGGTTAGGGAGGAGACGCCTGAAATTTCAGACTATTGGTGGTGTACCGATCatctattataataatattgacCATTGATCGACAATCTTTAAGCAACGCAAAAATCAATCATGCATTATGATAATCGATTATAGTGGAAAAAGACGATATCCTATGTTTCAtacatttttaatgttttccaAAACTATACGAAACACGCTCGCGTCATGCTAGgttttgcattttgtattttgtacacaTTTGATAGTGCATATTGCATACGGAAAAAACCTTACCTTGATGGTTCTCTTAGAAATTATTCTATATTTATTTAGTAGCTGGTAGTAAAAATTAATACATTTTTAGATCTACTCACTGCAACCAGAAAGGTGACAAGAGTAGATGAGGTTATTATGATGGGTTGACACAACAAGTACGTAGAACAGCAATCCGACTCAGAGATGGTGGGGGATGGCTATAAACTGTGTTTGATCACACACTGTACATAAAGATGATGTACATAAAGATATCCTTATCACCAACATGCACTTTGTTTAGAATATAAGAGCACCTGTGTTGCCAATAAGAAACTGCATTGCTTTGCAAGAGTTGTAATGACTGAAAAAAGACTCATCCGTGAAAATGTAAAGTTAGCCAGTTTCAGTTATCAGCAGAGAAATTAAAttcttaattattgttattgatatgagaacgcatgttttatgagtcaaatgagtcaataagtcaatgagtcatgagtcatgagtcaatggactcacagtcaatatagcaataatttgttgattaagcctaagccctcgtttcagtgattaggcctaaggactctctgaaattttagctttcattttatggtttaattaactgcactaactcgttgactcattgactcatgactcattgactcgtAAATACTTGGCCCACTATTGATATTGAGATAGGTTCTCACCTCATCATGAAAGTTATGATACACCTaggaacaaaacaaagaaaatttcaaatatGGTAGctatttcttttcatttaaagGGAGACAATAATCATTCTAATGTATTTCAAACCTTCAACATTATTGCAGGTAAGAACTTACAGTAATTTTTGCACCACTTTCTGCATTGATCCTCTGCATATGTTTAAGAAATTCTGGTCCATGGGCATCGTGATCCTGAAAGAATATTGCCGCCAAATGTTGAATGTCACAAAAACACAAGTTTGAGAAGGAGTTCTCATCAAAGGCCAGAGAAATAGAGAGCAATAGAGAatgttttccgtgtttccatagcctcatcaaAACACGAGGGGGATTCAGGAGAATTTGAGACTGTGtcttgggtttgcataactgttgagaattctcccaactcccccgagcaTTAAGATGAGTTTAtggaaacacaaaaaaaaagtcctctattgcttttataaaatattcctcaaagataattcaacaaatgaaggaaagtgctggttttttacttcttgattgaaacagattttcttgatacatgctcaTACTTTCttaaagccaatcaaaacgtgtgtctgacaatacataaccaatcaaaattcatgtgacatcacagccgtgtttccatattCTCATCTAAACATAGTTATtcaccaatgagagtgtgcgtactattctaattattttataaagagAAATGACATTCTTCTCTCATTCATTCTATCTGAGGTTGTTAAAGACCCCAAGCACTATACAAAAAGAGCCACTGACTTAATGCTTGGTGTTGTAGTCTGGCATCTATGAGGCACACAAAGAAAATTATTGGATCTGGAGCCCATATGAGTGAGGAAAAGCAACTGACCTTGTTGTTTTGTGTCACAAATAGTAAAGCATGGATCATTTcatgctgaaaattaaacaaaaaaagacattGAAGAGAGTGAGCATATTTTTTCAATAAATCAGCAAGTTAAGTTGCAATAGATTAATGTCAGAGCAATCATTGCAGTAAACTGAGCAAATAAAGCAGTTGTGAGAATCACTCAAACACATGAAGTTTTTTTCCCGTCCATCattttgacaaaataattaatgacATCGACAACATATTTTTTAGGTCAGCTAATAAATGTTACTAAAATGCTATcattaataaatattattcttAATATTCCACAGTCGTATTGGCTGTAGAAATGAACTGTCCTTTTGCTCTACTGGTTCATGGCACATTTGAGTAACAGAAAGAACATCAATAATGGCATCGATTGAAACTTAAACTACTATGATCataaaatcatttcctttttttgttcagATTTTAATCTTGTGTTTgtttaacacctgactggcaaaattctgagctttgatttttatgctAGTAGGTcgtttactttgagtttaaGTTATGGATTttatggtctgccattactcatgttcaaaactaaTCAATTGGACTTCAGAGGGTTcaatccagggaaaagtgacgtcatttacccATAGCAAATTTCAGCATGTGGATGCAGGTTATTATACGTGTATATATATGCAAATcaatagcctgttccaggctctcagatagtggaGGCAAGGATCGAGAAAGAGCAAAAGAAATTGAGCAGGGTCTGCCGCTCGATTCTTTTGCTCGTTCTTATTTCCTCGCCTCCACTACCTGAGAGCCTTGCAGTCTAAAAGCccgaaagcccaaaactcccgtccTGCACATTAATTCAGCTGCATACACACATATTTCATTCTTAAGGatagtgcctactaattcacaggtatttttgcacggtttactgaataggcaggaaaagcagatcccGAACCACACTTTTTTAGAAGATAattcatcaacaatatttgtaataagctttaaaatacaaagcaatgtatggcattcttttccaaattgaagcttaattatctctgaaaaatccatggttatccccaattttctttttggatacaagTGCACTTTCTAAGTTCTACTGTTTCCGCTTAGTTTTGAACCATGCAAAAACATCCATGTATTactaagcaccacccataggaaatccaagtatcttgagatgcccagaatgtatgcgcaataccgtaacaatagtaggcaccatccttaagtagtgagtctttgacgtcattttctctttaaagttagcaatggtggaccattaaataggaaaattccagttaaaataaacaggtgtcttttttaaatcaaggctcaagacttgggtcacttagtgtttagttaacatagttttgaaaaccacagaaaaaggaaaataaaagttgattttttggtcatggTAGCACttaaaccctttcactcctgtggggttccccattgacgagtaaaatcgtctggcgttggacagagaaaaatgtataagtctcattggcccttacaggagtgaaagggttaattaattaaaacactGCTGTACTAAAAAGATCTATACCAGCAATGTCTGCACCAGATCTTTTCTTGGACGAAGCTTCAGCAAAGGCTCACTAAGTCTGATTGAGCAGAGACCTCCTCGTCCCTCATAACAACACAGCCCAGCACATCTAAACGTACAAGGtgattaaaaattattttcgtAGAATGTCAAATGACTAATATAAGTTGCCGCCAAGTTTATACAATGATATTTTGATACGAAATCCTGTTTGATACTAACAATGTCATACGTGGGCTCCACCTCACTTCCACAGAGGCTAGCAAACCATTAAAATAAACATCGTTAAATTGAAGAAACAACTGACGAACATCTGGGATAGGATCGATTAGTTCCCAAGAATCATCAACAACTGACATTGGCGTTGCGAGCTTGCCGGAAGAAACCGCATAATTATTGTTCCCTGACTTCTGTTTGGCATCCTCCTGATCCAGCTCCTGTTGTAAGCTCAGTGCATACTCTAGGTCGACGTTTTCAGATATCTCAATCATTGCTAGAGAAAGAGTCAAAATTTTAACGAAGCAAACCTAATCAAAGATGGCGCCGTTTCCGTTTCCACGACCAATCTGTTTTCAAACAACATTTAAAACCGCTAGAGACTGGTACCTGAAAAAGAGACAATATGGCTTCCATCGCAGGCCGATCTTTACGAAGTGTTTCGAGAACGATTTTACAGGTAAATCGAACTTAATATTTTTGATTTCTTCAgtgaaaattttaatttaattaactaattatttatttctttagaTAACAAATCCACAATGCGGACGAATCGCATCTCATGGTATGACGCTATAACTCTTCTTTAATACATATTTGTGCACGTGTGTACGAAATTAACTGGTCCGAAGATTGCATAATCTGCAAATCATTTTGTTCTGAAATAGGTTTAAATCTGAAGCCATTTCGTTATGTAATTTAGCTTGGTTTTCCCTTCGACCACATGCTTTTGAAGCGGAGCagtattaaaaatatattctcGACTACTTCGTTGCTTGTCACCACATTATTTTGATGTGTTGCGGATCAAGTTAATTTTGAGTAGCCTGGTTTGACTTGGATCTTTTTTTCTGACTCACAACATCTAAATGGCAATTTGAtgtggagggtgtaaactgcaggttcaGTTTGCTGGTCATTGTTtcacaatagctgaaacaacccaaacctttactaatggtaacattataaagcctaaaagaaaataatttaagcctaaggttagtaCAACCCTAACCTGCACGTAACATTCTCCGGATTTCATGGTTATATTTTAAATGCTCAAAGGGTGATGGTGACATTAGTGATGTATTTAACATCAAAGTGGCAAATATTGAACCCAGGGAagcttcttttaaatttctcacaaatttaatgtttttgacctaattTTATCGATGTTTGAAAACAGCAGTCAAAAGCTCAAGGCTGCGGACCTGTCAAGCTCTTCATCAAATGCCTGGAGTTAGTTTGTGAGTATTTCATTACTTTCCCTCAGTGTAGTGCTCATTTAGTATTTTCAGTTTATTACAgagacaggagtgttttactaGAAACTAAAACACTCGTAGAATCAATATgaccactacatccgggaactGGGTGTCATATTTTTCGTATGTAACATGAGTTGTCATATTGAGCAACAACATGCTGATTCccacctttctttgtttgtattcATACCCAGTATTTGTATTAAAGCTTGCTTTTCAATCTCTGTATTGTATATTTATTGTCCATATGACAACCTCACAGAGAGAACCCAGCTTTGCACAGTTGActacagggttttttttttaagcccTCAAGGCAGGGTATGGTCCTACATACCAGGTCCAGAGTCTGTTGCGCTGTGCAAATGTCCAGGTGCTCCTCACAGAAAGGCCATCTATCCTAAGCCAGTGGTCTGAGCACTTCCAGGCCCTCTTCAGTGCAAACAGAGTGGTTCAGGACCCAGAAATTCTCCAGGTTCCCAGCAACCAGTAAAAGTGGAACTGGATGAACCACCGTTGATGGAAGAGGTCACCAAGGCCATAAAGCAGATGAAGAATGGCAAAGCAGCAGGAGTTGATGGAATTCCACCAGAGATCTTGAAAAATGAAGGCCCAGTGTTACCTGACAAGCTCCATGGACCTTTTGTCTGTTGCTGGGAGCAGGGCAAACTACCACAAGACCTCCGTGATGCAGCCGTAGTCACCCTGTACAAAACAAGGGAGAAAAGTCAGGAAATTAAACTCTGCTGTCCATTGCAG from Montipora capricornis isolate CH-2021 chromosome 12, ASM3666992v2, whole genome shotgun sequence encodes the following:
- the LOC138026268 gene encoding DNA-dependent metalloprotease SPRTN-like, translated to MIEISENVDLEYALSLQQELDQEDAKQKSGNNNYAVSSGKLATPMSVVDDSWELIDPIPDVRQLFLQFNDVYFNGLLASVEVRWSPRMTLCAGLCCYEGRGGLCSIRLSEPLLKLRPRKDLVQTLLHEMIHALLFVTQNNKDHDAHGPEFLKHMQRINAESGAKITVYHNFHDEVNVYRQHWWKCDGPCQRRPPYYGMVKRSMNRAPSPRDPWWADHQRTCGGTYTKIKEPENYGAKKTKSKGTGRSDFETGNSHRKGNVPGGKDSGTLPKLFKRKTRESGIESSNSESDHDTGKKRKIDSLDKASSITGEVIKAKSSEAGSSRWTADVVPFSGLGRTLGSSSVAQAGSEILSSQRDPKKNLKEKTDREKTPVITIKTPSPSKPKKNLPPTLTIVEAFQRTKDKGKHCKNKDDDTRKSPLMGSKWKPIELGDSPAERQVVGSSESVCCPVCRTLVLNSEINQHLDSCLE